The sequence CATTAACACTGAAGCAATTTTTAGTGAGAGTCTATGTGAAAAAGAGCATGCTGATGAAGATAGGGAGTATCATAGCATTCCTGATGATAAAAAACATCAGCATTCCATTGCAAGGAATAAACAGATAGTGAGAGAAGAAGGTAGTAATAGTAATAGTCCACATTTTGGGTCAAGAGATTCTGATTCAGACGAAGAGGCTGAGTGTCTTGCAAGTATGTTTAAAGCTTTGGATGAAGATGGTGATGGAAGAGTTAGTTCAGATGAGATTGTGAGGTTTTTGGAGAGATTAAGTTTGGAAATGCGAAAGGAGGAGGTGGAATTAGCTGTGAGATCAATGTCTGCATGTGGTGATGACTTTCTCACTTTAATTGAGTTTGGTGAGTTCTATAGAATTGTATTTGAAGATAAGGAGGAGGAAATGGATAAGAAGGTAATTTGTGAGGCATTTAATGTGTTTGATCAAAATGGAGATGGGTTTATCAGTGCAATGGAGTTGGCTGATGTTCTCTCCAGATTGGGTTTTGTGGAGGGGAAAGATTTGAGTTGCTGCCAGAGCATGATCGAGAGTGTAGATTATAATGGAGATGGTTTTGTAGATATTCATGAGTTTAGGCATTT is a genomic window of Cryptomeria japonica chromosome 7, Sugi_1.0, whole genome shotgun sequence containing:
- the LOC131059924 gene encoding calmodulin-like protein 3, with product MSSILDVDESIIENNWYYGCLFSPKKSINTEAIFSESLCEKEHADEDREYHSIPDDKKHQHSIARNKQIVREEGSNSNSPHFGSRDSDSDEEAECLASMFKALDEDGDGRVSSDEIVRFLERLSLEMRKEEVELAVRSMSACGDDFLTLIEFGEFYRIVFEDKEEEMDKKVICEAFNVFDQNGDGFISAMELADVLSRLGFVEGKDLSCCQSMIESVDYNGDGFVDIHEFRHLITRTSSGSYPCLQSVAAV